In Oceanobacillus sp. FSL K6-2867, one DNA window encodes the following:
- a CDS encoding ABC transporter substrate-binding protein, producing the protein MRKIQFGAVVAVVLLIFLSACNSGQTTKISLAEVTRSLFYAPQYVALEKGFFEEEGLEVELQTTWGGDTTMTSLLSGGADIALVGSETSIYVYAQNSKDYAINFAQLTQTDGTFLVAKEPQPDFKWEDLEGSNFLGQRVGGMPQMVGEYVLKDHGINPHEDLHLVQNIDFANIPGAFASGDYEYVQLFEPTASIFEKEGQGHIVASFGEESGKVPYTVFMTKQSFMEENDEAVEKFTRAIYKAQTWVEENSAEEIAKVIEPYFEDTDLDMLAASIDRYKSQGSFATDPILDEEEWENLKAIMDEAGELPADVPHKDLVNTDYAERVMSD; encoded by the coding sequence ATGAGAAAAATTCAATTTGGTGCTGTTGTCGCAGTTGTTTTACTCATTTTCCTTTCTGCATGTAATTCAGGGCAAACAACAAAAATCAGCTTAGCAGAGGTCACCCGATCTCTCTTTTATGCACCACAATACGTAGCACTTGAAAAAGGTTTTTTTGAGGAGGAAGGACTGGAGGTAGAGCTGCAGACGACATGGGGTGGAGATACGACAATGACGTCATTGCTTTCCGGTGGAGCAGATATTGCGCTGGTCGGATCGGAAACTTCCATCTATGTTTATGCGCAAAACTCTAAAGATTATGCAATTAACTTTGCGCAGTTAACTCAGACAGACGGGACATTTCTAGTGGCAAAAGAACCACAGCCTGATTTCAAGTGGGAGGATTTAGAAGGCAGTAATTTTTTAGGTCAGCGTGTTGGTGGAATGCCACAGATGGTTGGTGAATACGTTCTAAAAGATCATGGAATCAATCCACACGAAGATTTGCATCTCGTACAAAATATTGATTTTGCCAATATCCCTGGCGCATTTGCTTCAGGTGATTATGAGTATGTTCAACTATTCGAGCCAACGGCGAGTATTTTTGAAAAAGAAGGCCAAGGACATATTGTCGCATCTTTTGGTGAGGAATCTGGAAAAGTTCCATATACAGTCTTCATGACGAAACAGAGCTTCATGGAAGAAAATGACGAGGCTGTTGAGAAATTCACTCGTGCGATTTATAAAGCGCAAACATGGGTGGAGGAAAATAGTGCAGAAGAAATTGCTAAAGTCATTGAACCTTATTTTGAAGACACCGATTTAGATATGCTTGCGGCATCGATTGATCGTTACAAAAGTCAAGGTTCCTTCGCTACTGATCCAATTTTAGATGAAGAGGAATGGGAAAATTTAAAAGCAATTATGGATGAAGCTGGCGAACTTCCAGCAGATGTTCCGCACAAAGATTTAGTAAACACGGATTACGCTGAAAGAGTTATGTCTGATTAA
- the ytkD gene encoding RNA deprotection pyrophosphohydrolase: MITFKDYYNNEVKLSFDDHPFSKEPKHVWVICKYKGKWLLTKHRERGLEFPGGKVEEGETARDAAVREVMEETGGNVQEISYIGQYRVDGRKDIVVKNVYFAVVDQLIEQETYYETEGPVLLNFIPNRVKQMKKYSFIMKDGVLENCMDYLRHYQVR; this comes from the coding sequence TTGATAACGTTTAAAGACTATTACAACAACGAAGTAAAACTTTCCTTTGATGATCACCCTTTTTCTAAGGAACCAAAACATGTGTGGGTAATATGCAAATACAAGGGAAAGTGGCTACTGACCAAGCATCGGGAACGCGGATTGGAATTCCCGGGGGGGAAAGTAGAAGAAGGTGAAACGGCCAGAGATGCTGCTGTTCGAGAGGTAATGGAGGAAACTGGTGGTAATGTGCAGGAAATAAGCTATATTGGACAGTATAGAGTAGATGGCCGGAAAGATATTGTCGTTAAAAATGTGTACTTTGCAGTGGTGGACCAGCTTATAGAACAAGAAACCTATTATGAAACAGAAGGACCGGTTTTATTGAATTTTATCCCAAATCGAGTAAAGCAAATGAAGAAATACAGCTTTATTATGAAAGATGGTGTACTTGAAAACTGTATGGACTATTTGAGACATTATCAGGTGAGATAA
- the pckA gene encoding phosphoenolpyruvate carboxykinase (ATP), translating into MKTVERSLIKELNEHNNMHINLSVAQLVEKILSHEEGSLTSTGAIRATTGKYTGRSPEDKFIVKDEICADFVDWGKVNRPIEEKAFDNLYRKVIDYLKEKDELYQFKGFAGADKNYRLPIQVINEYAWHNLFSRQLFITPSDEELNNHQAEFTVISAPNFKADPAVDGTNSETFILISFKKRVVLIGGTEYAGEIKKSIFSVMNYLLPKQDILSMHCSANVGPEGDVALFFGLSGTGKTTLSADPYRRLIGDDEHGWSPNGVFNIEGGCYAKCINLSEEKEPQIFNAIRYGSVLENVVLDENSRIPDYDDTTLTENTRAAYPLENIDNIVSPSVAGHPNTIIFLTADASGTLPPISKLTKEQAMYHFLSGYTSKLAGTERGVTEPQATFSACFGSPFLPLAPAKYAEMLGDKIDMYNSNVFLVNTGWTGGSYGIGNRMKLSYTRAMIHSALEGELNSMETVKDEIFGLEIPMHVPGVPDEVLIPKKTWKDRTAYEEAAKSLAIKFHDNFQKFENASEAIKKAGPIYKE; encoded by the coding sequence ATGAAAACAGTGGAAAGATCACTAATTAAAGAGTTAAACGAGCACAATAATATGCATATTAATTTGTCGGTAGCACAATTAGTTGAAAAGATTTTAAGTCACGAAGAAGGAAGCCTTACCTCAACTGGGGCAATTCGAGCGACTACCGGTAAATATACTGGTCGTTCACCGGAAGATAAATTTATTGTAAAAGATGAAATTTGTGCAGATTTTGTTGACTGGGGAAAGGTAAACCGCCCAATTGAAGAAAAAGCATTTGATAATCTCTACAGAAAAGTAATTGATTATTTAAAAGAAAAAGATGAGCTTTATCAGTTTAAAGGGTTTGCTGGGGCGGATAAAAATTACCGTTTGCCAATTCAAGTCATTAATGAATACGCATGGCATAACCTTTTTTCACGTCAGCTATTTATCACCCCTTCAGATGAAGAGTTAAACAATCACCAAGCAGAGTTTACAGTTATTTCTGCTCCAAATTTTAAAGCAGACCCAGCTGTAGATGGAACCAATTCGGAAACGTTTATCTTAATTTCCTTTAAAAAGCGTGTCGTTTTAATTGGAGGTACAGAATATGCTGGTGAAATAAAAAAATCTATTTTCTCTGTAATGAATTACTTGCTGCCAAAGCAGGATATCTTATCCATGCATTGCTCGGCAAACGTTGGTCCTGAAGGAGATGTAGCACTTTTCTTTGGTCTTTCCGGCACAGGAAAAACAACATTATCTGCTGACCCATACCGCCGTCTAATTGGAGATGATGAGCATGGCTGGAGTCCAAATGGCGTGTTCAATATTGAAGGTGGCTGCTACGCAAAATGTATTAACCTTTCAGAGGAAAAAGAGCCGCAAATCTTTAACGCTATACGTTATGGATCAGTACTTGAGAATGTTGTCTTAGACGAAAATTCAAGAATTCCCGACTACGATGATACAACATTAACGGAGAATACGCGTGCTGCATATCCACTGGAAAATATTGATAATATTGTTTCACCAAGTGTTGCTGGTCATCCAAACACAATCATCTTTTTAACAGCAGATGCTTCTGGGACACTCCCGCCCATCAGTAAATTAACAAAAGAGCAGGCAATGTATCATTTTCTAAGCGGCTATACGAGTAAACTTGCTGGTACGGAGCGCGGTGTAACCGAACCACAAGCAACTTTTTCAGCCTGCTTTGGTTCACCTTTCTTACCTCTGGCTCCAGCAAAATATGCTGAAATGCTAGGCGATAAAATTGATATGTACAATTCAAATGTATTCTTGGTTAACACGGGATGGACTGGCGGATCTTACGGCATTGGCAACCGGATGAAACTCTCTTATACACGGGCAATGATTCACTCTGCTTTAGAAGGCGAGCTGAATTCAATGGAAACCGTAAAAGATGAGATTTTTGGATTAGAAATTCCGATGCACGTTCCGGGAGTTCCAGATGAAGTGCTAATTCCGAAAAAAACGTGGAAAGACCGAACCGCATATGAAGAAGCAGCAAAATCACTAGCAATAAAATTCCATGATAATTTCCAGAAATTTGAAAATGCTAGTGAAGCAATAAAAAAAGCAGGTCCGATTTACAAAGAATAA
- the metK gene encoding methionine adenosyltransferase, which yields MAVNRRLFTSESVTEGHPDKMSDQISDAILDEILKKDPNARVACETTVTTGLVLVAGEISTSTYVDIPAIVRETIKGIGYTRAKYGFDSETCAVMTAIDEQSADIAGGVDTALEAREGKMSEDEIDAIGAGDQGLMFGFACDETKELMPLPISLAHKLSKRLADVRKENIVDYLRPDGKTQVTVEYDENDQPVRIDTIVISTQHHQDITRDQIEKDMIEHVVRAVVPADLLDEKTKYFINPTGRFVIGGPQGDVGLTGRKIIVDTYGGYARHGGGAFSGKDATKVDRSAAYAARYVAKNIVAAGLAKSCEVQLAYAIGVAEPVSIAINTFGTGKVSEETLVAAIRKLFDLRPAGIIRMLDLRQPVFKDTAAYGHFGRTDVAFSWEKTDKVDELLALTK from the coding sequence ATGGCTGTAAATCGACGTTTATTTACTTCAGAATCAGTAACAGAAGGTCATCCAGACAAAATGTCAGACCAAATATCAGATGCAATCCTTGATGAAATATTAAAAAAGGATCCGAATGCACGCGTTGCGTGTGAAACAACAGTTACAACTGGGTTAGTGTTAGTGGCAGGTGAAATTTCCACAAGCACATATGTAGATATTCCTGCAATTGTGAGAGAAACGATTAAAGGAATTGGCTATACTCGAGCCAAATATGGTTTTGACTCGGAAACATGCGCAGTTATGACGGCGATTGATGAACAATCCGCAGATATTGCTGGTGGAGTTGACACTGCACTAGAAGCCCGCGAAGGGAAAATGAGCGAGGATGAAATTGATGCAATTGGCGCGGGAGATCAAGGTTTAATGTTTGGTTTTGCTTGTGATGAAACCAAAGAGCTTATGCCATTGCCAATTTCACTAGCCCACAAGTTATCGAAACGCCTTGCTGATGTAAGAAAAGAAAACATTGTAGACTACCTGCGACCGGATGGTAAAACACAGGTTACCGTAGAATACGATGAAAATGATCAGCCTGTTCGAATCGATACGATTGTTATTTCAACGCAGCATCACCAAGATATTACAAGGGATCAAATTGAAAAGGATATGATCGAGCATGTTGTTCGTGCCGTAGTTCCTGCTGATCTCTTGGATGAAAAAACAAAGTATTTCATTAATCCAACTGGTCGCTTTGTTATTGGTGGGCCACAAGGGGATGTGGGACTTACTGGACGCAAGATTATTGTTGACACTTATGGTGGATATGCACGTCATGGCGGTGGAGCATTTAGTGGGAAGGATGCTACAAAAGTAGACCGTTCTGCTGCATATGCCGCACGCTATGTTGCAAAAAACATCGTTGCTGCAGGACTTGCCAAGTCATGTGAAGTTCAATTGGCATACGCGATTGGTGTGGCGGAGCCTGTATCCATTGCAATAAATACATTTGGTACAGGGAAAGTGAGCGAAGAAACACTTGTAGCTGCGATTCGTAAATTATTCGATCTTCGCCCAGCTGGAATTATTCGGATGCTTGACCTCCGTCAACCGGTATTTAAAGATACTGCTGCATATGGCCATTTTGGCAGAACGGATGTTGCATTTTCATGGGAAAAAACGGATAAAGTTGATGAGTTGCTTGCATTGACGAAATAA
- a CDS encoding ABC transporter permease, which produces MNDHHLFENYKRGLKREKKVVLFWQLTILITFFAVWEIASRLYLIDPLLFSSPTSVFELLAARFANGSLFGHLQVTLFETILGFIIGTIGGILIAISLWSSARFANIMGPYLVVLNAMPKVALGPILIVALGPGYLSIIAMGFIISVIVTTLVVYSAFNEVDPNYEKVLRSFGATRWQCFKEAIFPAAMPAMISTLKVNVGLSWVGVIVGEYLVSKQGLGYLIIYGFQVFDFTLVMSSLVIIAILAAIMYKLVEKLERWLIRNRNT; this is translated from the coding sequence ATGAATGACCACCACTTATTTGAAAACTACAAGCGCGGATTAAAGCGGGAGAAAAAGGTCGTGCTCTTCTGGCAACTGACAATTCTCATTACATTTTTTGCGGTTTGGGAAATAGCTAGTCGTCTCTACTTGATTGATCCGCTTCTATTCAGTTCACCAACCAGCGTGTTTGAATTACTTGCAGCCCGCTTTGCCAACGGATCACTTTTTGGTCACTTACAGGTTACTTTGTTTGAAACCATTCTCGGTTTCATTATTGGAACAATTGGGGGAATCCTGATTGCAATCTCACTATGGTCATCAGCACGATTTGCCAATATTATGGGTCCTTATCTTGTTGTATTAAACGCAATGCCAAAAGTAGCACTCGGGCCTATCTTAATCGTAGCACTTGGTCCTGGTTACTTATCCATAATTGCGATGGGATTTATTATTTCAGTTATTGTCACTACTCTCGTCGTTTACTCTGCTTTTAACGAAGTGGATCCAAATTATGAAAAAGTGCTTCGCAGTTTCGGAGCAACAAGATGGCAATGCTTTAAGGAGGCAATTTTTCCAGCAGCAATGCCAGCAATGATTTCGACGCTTAAGGTAAATGTTGGGCTTTCTTGGGTCGGGGTTATTGTAGGAGAATATCTTGTTTCCAAGCAAGGTTTAGGTTATTTAATAATCTACGGATTCCAAGTATTTGATTTCACGCTGGTAATGTCAAGCCTTGTAATTATTGCAATTTTGGCAGCAATTATGTATAAGCTAGTGGAAAAATTAGAACGTTGGTTAATCCGAAATCGAAACACATAG
- a CDS encoding o-succinylbenzoate--CoA ligase, protein MSETIPHWLTKQADLSPNHPAIEMDDGTIITFRDLKESSQRFARKLNQLGIRKGSHVGMLSVNQIPMLIAIHALSYLGAVGVLLNTRLTNDELNYQLEDANVSFLLTADLLKEQASMLHSDVIRSFTDIEVLQEKDTVLESELHLDAVFTIIYTSGTTGFPKGVVHTYGNHWWSAMGSALNLGLNKHDKWLIPLPIFHVSGLSTSIKSVIYGMPIYLLEKFDVKTVHHALMQKQVTIASVVTMMVQRLLDELGEASYPKELRCMLLGGGPAPKALLERAKERDVPVFQSYGMTETASQIVTLSPKDALEKLGSAGKPLFPAQLKIERQADDSIGEIFVKGPMVTKGYYNNKNANEKTIQEGWLATGDLGYLDEQGYLYVVDRRKDLIISGGENIYPSEIEGVLSGMKQIKEAGVVGREDETWGQVPIAFIVKEMEVTVEEIKTYLLTRLAKYKQPKDFYFVEELPRNASNKLVRNKLIH, encoded by the coding sequence ATGTCAGAAACGATTCCTCATTGGTTAACAAAACAAGCAGATCTATCACCAAACCATCCTGCAATTGAAATGGACGACGGTACGATTATTACATTTAGGGATTTAAAAGAAAGCAGTCAGCGCTTTGCTCGGAAATTAAATCAGCTTGGCATTAGAAAAGGAAGCCATGTTGGAATGCTTTCTGTGAATCAGATTCCAATGCTGATCGCAATTCATGCCCTAAGCTATCTTGGGGCAGTAGGTGTTCTCCTCAATACAAGACTAACAAATGATGAATTAAATTATCAATTGGAAGATGCGAACGTCTCTTTTCTTTTAACTGCAGATTTGTTAAAAGAACAAGCTTCCATGCTTCATTCTGATGTAATCCGCTCCTTTACCGATATTGAAGTATTGCAAGAGAAGGATACGGTACTGGAGAGCGAACTTCATTTAGATGCTGTTTTTACGATTATTTATACTTCAGGAACTACCGGTTTTCCAAAGGGTGTTGTACATACTTATGGAAATCATTGGTGGAGTGCAATGGGTTCTGCTCTAAATCTTGGATTGAACAAACATGATAAATGGTTAATCCCACTGCCAATCTTTCATGTGAGTGGACTATCAACCTCAATAAAAAGTGTGATATACGGCATGCCGATTTATCTGCTAGAAAAATTTGATGTGAAGACTGTTCATCATGCATTAATGCAGAAACAAGTAACGATTGCTTCTGTCGTTACAATGATGGTTCAGCGGCTTCTTGATGAGCTCGGCGAAGCAAGCTATCCAAAGGAATTACGATGTATGCTGCTTGGTGGTGGTCCAGCGCCAAAAGCTTTATTAGAGCGAGCGAAAGAAAGGGATGTGCCTGTTTTCCAGTCCTATGGCATGACAGAAACTGCTTCCCAAATCGTTACCCTGAGTCCTAAGGATGCTTTGGAAAAGCTCGGTTCTGCAGGGAAGCCATTATTTCCTGCTCAGCTGAAAATTGAAAGACAAGCAGATGATTCAATTGGGGAGATTTTTGTAAAAGGTCCAATGGTAACAAAAGGATACTATAACAACAAAAATGCAAATGAAAAAACAATCCAGGAAGGCTGGCTTGCTACAGGCGATTTAGGCTATCTTGATGAGCAAGGCTATTTATATGTCGTCGACCGCAGAAAGGATCTAATTATTTCAGGTGGCGAAAATATTTACCCATCGGAAATTGAAGGTGTATTAAGCGGGATGAAACAAATTAAAGAAGCTGGGGTCGTTGGAAGAGAGGATGAAACGTGGGGGCAGGTTCCGATTGCTTTTATCGTAAAAGAGATGGAAGTAACTGTTGAAGAAATTAAAACATACCTTCTTACGCGTCTAGCCAAATATAAACAACCGAAAGATTTTTATTTTGTAGAAGAATTACCGAGAAATGCATCTAATAAATTGGTGCGTAACAAGCTAATACATTAA
- a CDS encoding gamma carbonic anhydrase family protein, whose translation MMIEPYKSIYPTIHETVFIAKDAVIIGDVTIDGDSSVWFKAVIRGDVAPTRIGKRVNIQDFCMLHQSPDKTLLIEDDVTVGHQVTLHSAVVRKNALIGMGSIILDGAEIGENAFVAAGSLVPPGKKIPPNTLVMGRPAKVVRELTETDYAEMQRVRKSYVEKGKYYKEQTNMGR comes from the coding sequence ATCATGATTGAACCATATAAAAGTATTTATCCAACTATTCACGAGACAGTTTTTATTGCAAAGGATGCTGTTATCATTGGCGATGTTACGATTGACGGAGATTCCAGTGTATGGTTTAAGGCAGTCATTCGCGGTGACGTTGCCCCAACCCGGATTGGGAAACGTGTCAATATACAGGATTTCTGCATGCTGCATCAAAGTCCTGACAAGACACTTTTGATTGAGGATGATGTGACAGTCGGTCACCAAGTTACTTTGCATTCTGCTGTCGTTCGGAAAAACGCTTTAATTGGGATGGGGTCGATTATTTTGGATGGTGCGGAAATCGGGGAAAATGCATTTGTTGCTGCTGGAAGTCTCGTTCCCCCAGGAAAAAAAATCCCCCCTAATACATTGGTAATGGGAAGACCTGCAAAAGTTGTACGTGAACTGACAGAAACAGACTATGCCGAAATGCAACGGGTTCGTAAATCTTATGTAGAAAAAGGAAAATATTATAAGGAACAAACAAATATGGGGCGTTAA
- a CDS encoding mechanosensitive ion channel: protein MDNFMDQYFTSSFMQGLQNFVVALIILLIGWLIAKAIGNAVEKAFAKTDWGNKLIQKFHMSDKEINTEKVIGKTVYYIILLIVFILFFNVLNLNMIANPLSDLVSTFLSIIPAVLAAALILLFAWIIASIARWLIAEGSQKLNLQHLFFKLKIAKTETEIKKYTETLGKIVFYLILLLFIPGVLDALNIPGVAEPFSGLLTSILVFIPRLVAAAIIFAVGWFVAKIVKNIVTNLLQAVGSEKLMSRLKLSKLFEGTSFAAFAGHVVFILIMIPIAIAALEQLELKGITDPAIAMLHTVMTMVPSILMAIVLILVGIWLGKLIGGFVEDYLQRLGFNRLANQLHICGKSISDNRMTPSAIAGYIVQILIVFFLTVQALNLMELHFLVGIAAAITAYLPNVLAAVLILGVAIILANIVQKVLVNLLDGPAANLLAMFAKYSILVLAGFMALTQLGIASAIVNAAFILILGGLALAFGLAFGLGGKEFAAKHLRKFDKTMDETVIKQQIKRKAEDHIEDTEVNPTTYTEGTIDDADPERP from the coding sequence ATGGATAACTTTATGGATCAGTACTTTACATCAAGTTTTATGCAGGGGTTACAAAATTTTGTTGTAGCTCTTATTATATTGCTGATTGGCTGGCTTATTGCAAAAGCAATTGGAAATGCAGTAGAAAAAGCATTTGCTAAAACCGATTGGGGTAATAAATTAATTCAAAAATTTCACATGAGTGATAAAGAAATAAATACAGAGAAGGTTATTGGAAAAACCGTATATTACATAATTCTCTTAATCGTATTTATTTTGTTCTTTAATGTGCTTAATTTGAATATGATTGCTAATCCGTTATCTGATTTGGTCTCTACTTTCTTAAGCATAATTCCAGCAGTGTTAGCTGCAGCTTTAATACTTTTATTTGCGTGGATTATTGCAAGTATTGCGAGATGGCTAATTGCGGAAGGCAGTCAAAAGCTTAATTTGCAGCATTTATTTTTCAAGCTGAAAATTGCTAAAACAGAAACGGAAATTAAAAAATATACAGAAACGCTCGGAAAAATTGTCTTTTATTTAATTTTATTACTATTCATCCCAGGTGTGCTGGATGCGTTGAATATACCAGGGGTTGCAGAGCCATTTAGTGGGCTGCTGACATCTATTCTTGTATTTATTCCGAGATTAGTTGCTGCTGCTATTATTTTCGCAGTTGGCTGGTTTGTCGCGAAAATAGTAAAAAACATCGTAACAAATCTTTTGCAGGCAGTTGGTTCAGAGAAGCTGATGAGCCGCTTAAAGCTTTCCAAGCTTTTTGAAGGAACAAGCTTTGCCGCATTTGCTGGCCATGTTGTCTTTATTTTAATTATGATTCCAATTGCAATAGCTGCGTTGGAACAATTAGAGCTAAAAGGTATTACAGATCCAGCAATTGCAATGCTCCACACTGTAATGACGATGGTTCCAAGTATATTGATGGCAATCGTCCTGATTCTTGTAGGCATCTGGTTAGGAAAACTCATTGGCGGATTCGTGGAAGACTACTTACAGCGCCTAGGCTTTAATCGATTAGCTAACCAGCTGCATATCTGTGGAAAAAGCATTTCTGACAACAGAATGACACCCTCTGCTATCGCAGGGTATATTGTCCAAATTTTAATCGTCTTTTTCTTAACGGTTCAAGCATTGAATTTAATGGAGCTTCATTTCTTAGTAGGGATTGCAGCAGCAATTACAGCATACTTGCCAAATGTGCTTGCAGCAGTTCTTATATTAGGTGTTGCGATTATCTTAGCGAACATTGTTCAAAAAGTACTCGTTAATCTGCTTGATGGACCAGCTGCTAATTTGCTGGCCATGTTTGCGAAGTATTCCATTCTTGTACTCGCAGGATTTATGGCATTAACACAATTAGGAATTGCTTCTGCGATTGTAAATGCAGCCTTTATCCTTATTCTTGGTGGTCTCGCACTGGCATTCGGGCTTGCATTTGGGCTAGGTGGAAAAGAATTTGCTGCTAAACACTTGCGCAAATTTGATAAAACGATGGATGAAACGGTTATAAAACAACAAATTAAACGCAAAGCAGAGGATCATATTGAAGATACAGAAGTTAATCCAACAACATATACAGAAGGAACAATAGATGACGCTGATCCTGAACGTCCATAA
- a CDS encoding DUF4181 domain-containing protein: MYYYEDNSGLLLDIVILIGVFSLIIFIFNSIMRKLLNVKRPKWFSNNYVNKVHEKYDKRLRLTSVIVYMVAGLYFIFTTNNISSDTDFALYLFVLGMAFTGIQELFRAFMEWKYLEGKNDYLFTLSQVIFIITLVIVTFRSDFFGLLAL; the protein is encoded by the coding sequence ATGTACTACTATGAAGATAACAGTGGGCTGCTGCTGGATATAGTCATACTAATCGGTGTATTTTCACTAATTATTTTTATATTTAATTCAATCATGAGAAAGCTATTGAACGTAAAGCGTCCGAAATGGTTTTCTAATAATTATGTGAACAAAGTACATGAAAAGTATGATAAAAGGCTACGATTAACATCTGTTATCGTATACATGGTGGCTGGACTTTACTTCATTTTTACAACTAATAATATATCCTCGGATACTGATTTTGCATTGTATTTATTTGTACTTGGTATGGCCTTTACTGGTATACAGGAATTGTTCCGTGCATTTATGGAGTGGAAGTACTTAGAAGGAAAGAATGATTATCTGTTTACCCTCAGTCAGGTTATATTTATTATCACGCTTGTCATTGTCACCTTCAGGTCTGATTTCTTTGGTCTGTTAGCGCTGTAA
- a CDS encoding ABC transporter ATP-binding protein, which produces MSFLTLDHVSHHYFSKVSYTKALDNISISVKEGEFISLLGPSGCGKSTLLSIIAGIIQQTEGLVSLQGKPTTESEMEIGYMLQQDYLFPWKTILDNVLLGPKINHKLSDELQKKAVQLLNEVGLKDVQMKYPSELSGGMRQRVALVRTLINNPKILLLDEPFSALDYQTKLNLEDLVADLLKSYHKTAILVTHDIGEAIAMSDRIFMMNANPGSIAKIYEIPIELRNEVPFLVRRHPKYQIIFDKIWDALETNESEQKAVEIPDE; this is translated from the coding sequence GTGTCATTTCTGACGTTGGACCATGTCTCCCATCATTATTTTTCCAAAGTAAGCTATACGAAGGCACTCGACAACATCTCCATTTCGGTTAAAGAAGGTGAGTTTATTTCCCTGCTTGGTCCGAGCGGTTGTGGTAAATCAACACTGCTCTCCATTATCGCAGGAATTATCCAGCAAACAGAAGGATTGGTTTCACTGCAAGGGAAGCCTACCACTGAATCTGAGATGGAAATTGGCTACATGCTTCAGCAGGATTATTTATTTCCATGGAAAACAATCCTGGATAATGTTTTACTCGGACCGAAAATCAATCATAAACTGTCAGATGAACTGCAAAAAAAAGCAGTTCAACTATTAAATGAAGTGGGACTCAAGGATGTCCAGATGAAATATCCAAGTGAGCTTTCGGGTGGAATGCGTCAACGTGTAGCATTGGTCCGTACACTGATTAATAACCCTAAGATACTATTGCTTGATGAACCATTTTCAGCACTGGATTACCAAACAAAATTAAACTTGGAGGATTTGGTAGCAGATTTGCTAAAAAGCTATCACAAAACAGCGATACTTGTAACACATGATATTGGTGAAGCAATTGCGATGAGTGATCGGATTTTTATGATGAATGCCAATCCCGGTTCCATCGCCAAGATTTATGAAATACCAATCGAGCTTCGTAATGAAGTACCTTTTTTAGTTAGAAGACATCCGAAATATCAAATTATCTTTGATAAAATATGGGATGCACTAGAAACAAACGAGTCAGAGCAAAAGGCGGTGGAGATACCAGATGAATGA
- a CDS encoding hydrolase yields MNKEKYFVCIPAGEISQVRYGNNDDYTIYATTEEVTKLRAKLDNMDKAGLDTYVRAHVPIMLYHNDKSNDAYDDSMTEVFEMIYKLGDEQSRSHIEEMGILGDNHM; encoded by the coding sequence ATGAATAAAGAAAAATATTTTGTATGTATACCAGCAGGCGAAATTTCACAAGTGCGCTACGGAAATAATGATGACTATACAATTTATGCGACGACTGAGGAAGTAACAAAGCTTCGCGCAAAGCTGGATAATATGGATAAGGCTGGATTGGATACGTATGTACGTGCACATGTACCAATCATGCTTTATCATAATGATAAATCAAACGATGCTTATGATGATAGCATGACAGAGGTTTTTGAAATGATTTATAAGCTTGGAGATGAGCAAAGTCGCTCCCATATTGAAGAAATGGGAATTTTAGGGGATAATCATATGTAG